Proteins encoded within one genomic window of Ignavibacteriota bacterium:
- a CDS encoding pre-peptidase C-terminal domain-containing protein has translation MGERPKVCIDRLLPRDLMKFHPTRRMRSGVVRAISPIGKTWMNGETLTVRFLGGSPAEQALVKEQAGWWTQVANLTFAFTNVANARIRIAFDPNDGAWSYIGTDCADIPLNEPTMNLGFLDGGTAAHEFGHAIGLAHEHQNPAGGIQWNEAVVISEMAKPPNNWDEETTRHNILERYRADQINGTAFDPDSIMLYFFPPSWTLNGVGTEENNVLSALDKAFVAGAKMYPKTGPTPADAKVLSVNAKRRTQASIRKYGEEDLFQFTAERNGRYVINTLGPTDVVMKLFGPNSGTALIAEDDDSGLDTNALISSELIAGTYFVQIRHYNKASGKGKYTIKVRSL, from the coding sequence ATGGGCGAACGCCCCAAAGTGTGTATTGACCGCCTCCTCCCGCGCGATCTTATGAAGTTCCACCCCACCCGGCGTATGAGATCCGGCGTCGTACGTGCGATCTCGCCGATCGGGAAGACGTGGATGAATGGTGAAACGCTCACTGTGCGTTTTCTGGGCGGCAGCCCTGCCGAACAGGCTCTCGTGAAGGAGCAAGCCGGGTGGTGGACCCAGGTTGCCAACCTCACATTCGCATTCACAAATGTTGCCAATGCACGGATCCGGATCGCGTTCGATCCCAATGACGGAGCGTGGTCCTACATTGGCACGGATTGCGCCGATATTCCCTTGAACGAACCCACAATGAACCTGGGGTTTCTGGATGGAGGAACCGCCGCCCATGAGTTCGGCCATGCGATCGGTCTGGCACACGAACACCAGAATCCCGCGGGAGGGATCCAGTGGAACGAGGCCGTGGTCATCAGCGAAATGGCCAAGCCCCCCAATAACTGGGATGAAGAGACGACGCGTCATAACATCCTGGAGAGGTACCGCGCCGACCAGATCAACGGGACCGCATTCGATCCGGACTCGATCATGCTCTATTTCTTCCCCCCGTCGTGGACGCTCAATGGTGTTGGCACGGAAGAGAACAATGTCCTTTCCGCGTTGGACAAGGCATTTGTCGCAGGTGCAAAGATGTATCCGAAGACCGGACCCACACCCGCAGACGCCAAAGTATTGTCCGTCAATGCAAAGCGCCGAACGCAGGCCTCCATCCGGAAGTATGGAGAGGAGGATCTCTTTCAGTTCACAGCGGAGAGAAACGGACGGTACGTCATCAATACACTGGGTCCTACGGATGTGGTGATGAAGCTGTTCGGCCCCAACAGCGGAACGGCACTCATCGCTGAAGATGATGATTCAGGTCTCGATACCAATGCATTGATCTCGTCAGAACTGATCGCGGGGACGTATTTTGTTCAGATCCGGCACTACAACAAGGCGAGTGGGAAAGGGAAGTACACGATCAAGGTCCGATCGCTCTAG
- a CDS encoding T9SS type A sorting domain-containing protein → MTPAFGLHLPVRTFNPLVTLAALSRIVLGLLVLSLGTVMGHAQWVQVNNGLKDLTINALATIDTAVFAGTAKGLYRSTDAGESWAHIDPDTSAVRRIATDGKRLLIQSDSSLVYSSDRGSSWIRVKATAWWANDNTISTIAVRDTLVMVGTYGSTTGGAVLVFRSSDFGASWTAQSTPDPFFHDRGGVTRICSADSLVYLAMRDEESAGDIYRSMDNGGNWTALPRFPRVNDRWVGISDLAVVGSSLYTTVYYYGGGTSVRKSTDGGVSWTTAESHGPFGTFENLTSNGRSILVRTGDIILRSQDNGTTWKNISGSLAGQSVRCLAMSEREAYAGVTGIGVFRLDLAGGLGVRVIDPGGERGIPTEFSLAQNYPNPFNPTTTISYGVPSRTHVTLKVFNTLGQLVRVLVDGEQVAGNHQVTFDAFALASGVYLCRMQAGAFTETRKLVLAR, encoded by the coding sequence GTGACGCCTGCGTTCGGTTTGCACCTGCCAGTCAGAACTTTCAATCCACTCGTGACCCTCGCGGCACTCAGTCGCATTGTCCTTGGCCTCCTGGTCCTGTCGCTCGGAACCGTCATGGGCCACGCACAATGGGTCCAGGTCAACAACGGCCTGAAAGATCTCACCATCAATGCTCTGGCAACCATCGACACCGCGGTCTTTGCCGGGACGGCGAAAGGGCTGTATCGATCCACCGATGCTGGAGAAAGCTGGGCTCATATCGACCCGGATACATCTGCGGTCCGGCGGATCGCGACCGACGGGAAGCGTCTGCTGATTCAATCGGACAGCTCCCTTGTATACTCCTCTGATCGGGGCTCGAGCTGGATCAGAGTCAAGGCTACTGCTTGGTGGGCCAACGACAATACCATCAGCACGATCGCGGTCAGGGATACGCTTGTCATGGTAGGGACCTATGGCTCGACAACGGGAGGAGCCGTCCTGGTCTTTCGATCATCAGATTTCGGTGCGTCGTGGACTGCCCAGTCTACTCCTGATCCCTTTTTCCATGACCGGGGAGGCGTGACCAGGATCTGCTCCGCCGACTCGCTCGTCTATCTGGCCATGCGCGATGAAGAATCGGCGGGGGATATCTATCGCTCGATGGACAATGGCGGCAACTGGACCGCACTACCACGATTTCCTCGGGTGAATGACAGGTGGGTCGGCATCAGCGATCTGGCTGTCGTTGGCTCTTCTCTCTACACGACGGTCTACTACTACGGCGGAGGTACAAGCGTCCGCAAATCGACCGATGGCGGTGTCTCATGGACCACTGCTGAGTCCCATGGTCCCTTCGGGACATTCGAGAATCTCACCTCCAATGGACGGAGCATCCTGGTCAGGACGGGGGACATCATCCTCCGGTCTCAGGATAACGGAACGACATGGAAGAATATTTCGGGATCTCTTGCCGGTCAGTCGGTGCGTTGTTTGGCAATGAGCGAGCGTGAAGCGTACGCAGGTGTGACCGGCATAGGAGTCTTCCGCCTTGATCTGGCGGGCGGTCTGGGTGTGAGAGTCATCGACCCCGGGGGGGAACGTGGCATCCCGACGGAGTTCTCGCTTGCGCAAAACTATCCCAATCCTTTCAATCCGACAACGACGATCTCCTACGGCGTGCCGTCACGCACGCACGTGACCCTGAAAGTGTTCAACACCCTCGGACAGCTGGTCAGGGTCCTCGTGGACGGGGAGCAAGTAGCAGGGAATCATCAAGTGACATTCGATGCTTTCGCTCTCGCAAGCGGCGTGTATCTGTGCCGGATGCAGGCCGGCGCATTCACCGAAACCCGCAAGCTCGTTCTGGCACGATGA
- a CDS encoding TolC family protein, protein MNRGFLLFVVALVPLCIHGQSLQQALSLRDALTIGIKNSPDLRAAEAGVDAARGRFWSGISLPSPEISVAHEYIPNGLGLESYTERTIGVTQSFEFPTNYFLRGSVLASNRDALQAVGEQALRRVIRRIRNSYYAAWGTQRKLRYARDNIALSDSIMAKVEVRARVGEAHPLEALTARVQQSEARNDLMAARNELAVAYAELNNAMGLSRMEFDTSVVLTDSLVASSRPTNIDSLRVLVEERNPQLWAARARMESATASRALAWSTLLPSFTVSYFNQMRDGVKDYYGASLSISVPLWFMMNTRGQVEESQAGIALAEAEFAATRNTLLVELRTAVSNLQNNRNSVRLYETDLIPQAEEVYRTANRGYATGDLSYLEYLQARVTLLATRRNYLTTLMNYVHSETLLDELTGESDDMQLKSEKP, encoded by the coding sequence ATGAACAGAGGCTTTCTTCTGTTCGTGGTTGCACTTGTTCCATTGTGCATCCATGGACAGTCATTGCAGCAGGCGCTTTCGTTGCGCGACGCTCTGACGATAGGAATTAAGAACAGTCCGGATCTGCGTGCAGCAGAGGCCGGCGTCGACGCAGCACGGGGCCGATTCTGGAGCGGAATCTCCCTGCCATCGCCTGAAATAAGCGTTGCTCACGAGTACATCCCCAATGGGCTGGGACTCGAAAGCTACACGGAGCGCACGATCGGGGTAACTCAATCATTCGAGTTCCCAACCAACTACTTCCTCCGCGGATCCGTCCTCGCAAGTAACCGAGACGCACTCCAGGCTGTGGGGGAGCAGGCGCTGCGAAGAGTGATCAGGAGGATTAGGAACTCCTATTACGCTGCATGGGGGACGCAACGGAAGTTGCGGTATGCTCGCGATAATATAGCCTTGAGTGATTCGATCATGGCCAAAGTGGAAGTGCGGGCACGTGTAGGAGAAGCCCACCCGTTAGAAGCACTGACTGCCCGGGTCCAGCAGTCGGAGGCCAGAAACGACCTGATGGCGGCTCGAAATGAGCTGGCAGTGGCATACGCTGAGCTGAACAATGCAATGGGGTTGAGCCGCATGGAGTTCGACACATCGGTGGTGCTCACAGATTCTCTGGTGGCGTCATCACGCCCCACCAACATTGACAGTCTTCGTGTGCTCGTCGAGGAGAGGAACCCTCAGTTGTGGGCTGCCCGTGCACGGATGGAGAGTGCAACCGCCTCACGCGCACTCGCGTGGTCAACGCTGCTGCCGAGTTTTACCGTTTCGTATTTTAACCAGATGAGGGACGGCGTCAAGGATTATTACGGCGCTTCGCTGAGCATTTCAGTCCCGCTGTGGTTTATGATGAACACTCGTGGACAGGTCGAAGAATCTCAGGCCGGGATCGCCCTGGCCGAGGCGGAATTTGCAGCTACTCGTAACACCCTTCTTGTGGAACTCCGCACCGCTGTGAGCAATCTGCAGAATAATAGGAACAGCGTCCGCCTGTATGAGACCGATCTGATCCCGCAGGCGGAGGAGGTCTACCGGACAGCAAATCGAGGATATGCCACGGGTGACCTGTCGTATCTGGAGTACCTGCAGGCAAGGGTCACGTTACTCGCTACTCGCCGGAATTATCTCACGACCTTGATGAATTATGTGCACTCTGAGACTCTCCTGGATGAACTCACGGGAGAGTCTGATGATATGCAATTGAAATCGGAGAAGCCATGA
- a CDS encoding efflux RND transporter periplasmic adaptor subunit, with translation MLTLPAGSVREIGLRTTQVVRARLTGSLTLAAHVVADQDKEARVGSLVPGRVQRVFVKAGDRVSKGDVLMTIEGLDVGEIMAGYLKAKAALDYTKAAHERQKQLYGENVVSQKLLLEAQAEYEKALAELRAEDRRLHSVGLNHDVVTGGADVEHAAGTLPVHAPIDGIVGERNVVIGQFVDASVTAFVILNTRTVWVDAQAYEKDLARISHGASVTFIADGRTDQKYAGTISFIGAMVDVHTRTITVRGDFRNPGLALKPQMFGTMRISLPGTADGIIIPLESLLKDGGREYVFVQRSDTTFEKRFVTSGVSVSEGVEITNGLTVGDHVVSSGAFYLKSEMKKEEFEGDEH, from the coding sequence GTGCTCACACTTCCCGCGGGTTCTGTCCGGGAGATCGGCCTTCGGACAACTCAGGTCGTTCGCGCACGGCTTACAGGCAGCCTTACGCTGGCCGCCCATGTCGTCGCCGATCAGGACAAGGAGGCCCGAGTCGGCTCACTCGTCCCCGGTAGAGTCCAGCGCGTCTTCGTGAAGGCAGGTGATCGAGTGTCGAAAGGCGATGTCCTGATGACGATTGAAGGGCTCGACGTCGGCGAGATCATGGCCGGCTATCTGAAGGCAAAGGCGGCGCTGGACTACACGAAGGCGGCCCATGAGCGTCAAAAACAGCTCTACGGAGAAAACGTCGTATCGCAGAAGCTCTTGCTTGAGGCGCAGGCGGAATACGAAAAAGCGCTCGCTGAACTGCGGGCGGAGGACCGAAGGCTTCATTCAGTGGGACTGAACCACGACGTGGTTACAGGCGGAGCAGATGTGGAGCATGCCGCCGGAACCCTCCCGGTGCATGCTCCCATCGATGGGATCGTGGGAGAGCGGAATGTCGTGATCGGTCAATTCGTCGACGCCTCCGTCACAGCATTTGTCATTCTGAATACCCGGACCGTCTGGGTGGACGCGCAGGCGTACGAAAAGGATCTCGCCAGGATCAGCCACGGTGCGTCGGTGACCTTCATCGCGGACGGCCGTACGGATCAGAAATACGCCGGTACCATTTCGTTCATCGGTGCGATGGTGGACGTGCACACCCGGACCATCACCGTGCGTGGTGATTTTCGGAACCCCGGCCTGGCACTCAAGCCCCAGATGTTCGGCACAATGCGGATCTCCCTTCCGGGAACTGCCGATGGGATCATCATCCCCCTGGAAAGCCTCCTGAAGGATGGTGGACGCGAGTATGTCTTCGTGCAACGATCGGACACCACATTCGAGAAACGATTCGTAACGAGTGGCGTGTCTGTGAGCGAGGGTGTTGAGATAACGAATGGTCTCACTGTCGGCGATCATGTCGTCAGTAGCGGGGCCTTCTATCTTAAAAGCGAAATGAAGAAGGAAGAATTCGAGGGAGACGAACATTGA
- a CDS encoding TonB-dependent receptor, with amino-acid sequence MLAVALMLCASLWGQTPTSTTLQGDILSRDGSPIPRAHVELTHVPTNSVYRVSAGDNGKFFIGGLRVGGPYTLKVSHIAFALHVRTGLFLRLLDNTHVGIVLNQVALPGEEVVITGNRTDSLSRQSQGASLHIDRDQLEALPLPSGSLEDAYRISPYMVGGSALGMNRVYNDVTLDGIGITDPFSLQRVENTPGGMQASPLDLESLQEIRVDLSPFDVRRSGFTGAAIAAVSRTGSNTLSGSAHIDGAGGWLIGRNPDDGRRDYRGFADGSAGFRIGGPIVESQAFFFATGQVSSMRVPIERRFGAPLTQGSTYSFPEIMVSQLYDTLASKYAFDPGRMDIVSLNRVSGNFFGRFDIALRRGQQLSVRYNFATSRSDRPPQGSTVFAEGTLAQNSSTMHSVIAELNSLFGSALSNELLIGFTSRRFTSEPRGTAFPFVDVIVTDRRGWWNHLTVGSEVGGAGQQLSQDHLEIHNTVSLSSGGHLLTAGLQGELHWFRSRLFSSGWGRYTFPSMAAFTRGEPAEYEYRYPRSGSAGEGNAWHALQFGALLQDEWRISPKVSLTGGVRVDLPVFPDHPRENSAVREAFLPLGYDLSTSSVPRARPMISPRIGISVFPKEDRSVQVRGGVGLFTGKIPYSWIGNLYDNTGLDYVHIKESAHPPAFGSDAARQPVPATDSLLRETAEVVVLSKDFVLPQEVRWTVALDLVLPWDLELSLEGVYSRTLRGVVFQNINLRQSGRTNPQINYWDRSGDTRPVYGQSLSEARWVYSRNDDRFTDVMYMSNGTSGSATFATAQIQRRPGPEGVFASLAYSFGSTEDLNSGTWDNAYDQWRYNPAHTPNEPVLNYSAFDRTHRIALAFSLRQEWIAGYVTTFGLLYTGASGIPYSYVYDGDMNGDGESLNDLFYIPERQAEVLFVRADSELIPPGDVAYNQFFSFIAHDEYLSTHGGQTAERNGARTPWVHQLDLRLAQTIPVGGDHHLEIHAELMNALNLLNPSWGLVQSVPYQRVSVLQFFKQDQIGRPLFRWAPRTTPLEPDPLLSRWRFRAGIRYSF; translated from the coding sequence ATGCTGGCCGTCGCTCTGATGCTCTGCGCTTCACTGTGGGGTCAAACCCCTACCTCGACGACGCTGCAGGGCGACATTCTCTCCCGTGATGGATCGCCGATCCCCCGCGCACATGTTGAACTGACCCATGTTCCCACCAATAGTGTGTATCGCGTATCGGCAGGGGACAATGGCAAGTTTTTCATTGGCGGATTGCGTGTTGGCGGACCGTACACCCTGAAGGTTTCGCATATTGCGTTCGCTCTCCACGTGCGCACCGGGCTGTTCCTCAGATTGCTGGACAATACGCATGTCGGCATCGTGCTCAACCAGGTCGCTCTGCCTGGTGAAGAAGTAGTGATCACCGGGAATCGAACCGACTCTCTGAGCAGGCAATCGCAGGGCGCATCTCTCCATATAGACCGGGACCAGTTGGAAGCGTTGCCGCTCCCATCCGGTTCGCTTGAGGATGCCTACCGGATCTCTCCGTATATGGTCGGGGGGAGCGCACTCGGGATGAACAGAGTGTACAACGATGTGACACTGGACGGGATCGGGATCACTGATCCGTTCAGCCTTCAGCGGGTGGAGAATACCCCGGGGGGGATGCAGGCAAGCCCCCTGGATCTTGAATCGCTCCAGGAGATCCGCGTCGATCTCTCTCCTTTTGACGTCAGGCGGAGCGGCTTCACGGGCGCCGCGATCGCTGCTGTGAGCAGGACCGGTTCGAACACACTCTCCGGATCGGCCCACATCGACGGAGCAGGAGGATGGTTGATCGGGAGAAACCCCGATGATGGCAGGAGAGACTATCGCGGTTTTGCCGACGGCAGTGCTGGCTTTCGCATCGGCGGACCGATCGTAGAGTCACAAGCGTTCTTCTTTGCCACCGGGCAGGTGTCGTCGATGCGGGTTCCGATCGAACGGAGATTCGGCGCGCCGCTGACGCAGGGTTCGACGTACAGCTTTCCGGAGATCATGGTTTCGCAGTTGTACGATACGCTCGCCAGTAAATATGCATTCGATCCGGGCAGGATGGACATCGTCTCGTTGAACCGGGTGTCAGGGAATTTCTTCGGCCGGTTCGACATCGCTCTCCGTCGCGGACAGCAACTCAGCGTGCGGTATAACTTCGCCACCTCCCGCTCCGACAGGCCGCCGCAGGGCTCGACAGTATTCGCGGAAGGGACGCTGGCGCAGAACAGTTCCACGATGCATTCCGTGATCGCCGAACTCAACAGCCTGTTCGGATCGGCACTCTCGAACGAACTTCTCATCGGCTTCACATCACGACGGTTCACGTCGGAACCCCGCGGAACGGCCTTTCCGTTCGTCGATGTCATTGTCACGGATCGCCGCGGTTGGTGGAATCACCTCACGGTGGGGAGCGAGGTCGGAGGGGCCGGACAGCAGCTATCGCAGGACCATCTGGAGATCCACAATACGGTAAGCCTCAGCAGCGGCGGGCATCTGCTGACAGCAGGACTGCAGGGAGAGCTCCATTGGTTCCGGAGCCGGCTCTTCTCTTCGGGCTGGGGACGGTACACCTTCCCTTCGATGGCGGCTTTTACGCGAGGTGAGCCGGCTGAATACGAGTATCGCTATCCACGCTCAGGGTCGGCAGGAGAGGGGAACGCGTGGCATGCACTTCAGTTCGGAGCTTTACTGCAGGATGAGTGGCGGATCTCGCCAAAGGTCTCATTGACGGGTGGCGTACGTGTGGACCTCCCGGTCTTCCCGGATCATCCGCGGGAGAACAGCGCGGTCCGGGAAGCGTTCCTTCCTCTGGGCTATGATCTTTCCACGTCCTCCGTGCCACGTGCCCGGCCCATGATCTCTCCCCGGATCGGCATAAGCGTCTTTCCGAAGGAGGACCGATCGGTCCAGGTGCGGGGGGGAGTGGGACTGTTCACCGGCAAGATCCCGTATTCCTGGATCGGGAATCTCTATGACAATACGGGCCTCGACTATGTCCACATCAAAGAATCGGCTCATCCGCCGGCGTTCGGATCCGACGCGGCACGGCAGCCGGTGCCGGCAACCGATTCTCTTCTGCGCGAAACCGCTGAAGTCGTGGTGTTAAGCAAGGACTTTGTTCTTCCGCAGGAAGTGCGGTGGACCGTTGCGCTGGATCTCGTTCTCCCCTGGGATCTGGAACTTTCCCTTGAAGGTGTGTACTCCCGGACATTGCGCGGGGTTGTCTTTCAGAACATCAACCTCAGGCAATCGGGCAGAACGAACCCTCAGATCAATTACTGGGACCGCAGCGGCGATACACGGCCGGTCTACGGGCAGAGTCTGTCAGAAGCCAGATGGGTGTACTCACGGAACGACGATCGATTCACCGACGTCATGTATATGAGCAATGGCACGAGCGGATCGGCAACGTTTGCGACGGCACAGATCCAGCGCCGGCCCGGCCCGGAAGGGGTCTTCGCGAGCCTTGCGTATAGCTTCGGATCTACCGAGGACCTCAACAGCGGCACGTGGGACAACGCATACGATCAGTGGCGCTACAATCCCGCCCATACACCGAATGAACCCGTGCTGAACTACTCGGCGTTCGACCGGACACATCGGATCGCTCTGGCGTTCTCACTCCGGCAGGAATGGATCGCGGGATACGTGACCACTTTCGGTCTCCTGTATACCGGAGCTTCCGGTATCCCGTATTCATATGTGTACGATGGAGATATGAACGGGGATGGAGAATCTCTGAATGACCTGTTCTATATTCCGGAGCGACAAGCGGAGGTGCTGTTCGTCCGGGCCGATAGTGAGCTGATCCCCCCCGGTGATGTGGCGTACAATCAGTTCTTCTCCTTCATTGCTCATGATGAGTATCTTTCCACACATGGTGGTCAGACCGCGGAACGCAACGGTGCGCGCACCCCCTGGGTCCATCAGCTCGACCTCCGTCTCGCCCAGACAATTCCTGTCGGGGGAGACCATCATCTTGAGATCCATGCCGAACTGATGAATGCCCTGAATCTGCTCAATCCCTCATGGGGGCTTGTGCAGTCGGTGCCGTACCAGAGAGTGTCCGTGCTGCAGTTCTTCAAGCAGGATCAGATCGGACGTCCGCTGTTCCGGTGGGCGCCCAGAACGACCCCTCTTGAACCGGATCCGCTCCTTTCCCGCTGGCGCTTTCGTGCCGGGATCCGGTATTCCTTCTGA
- the ppk2 gene encoding polyphosphate kinase 2, whose translation MSKKKSKKEASDEVPSNKKAEKKKLDKKAYNKALAKLQEDLVSLQGWIVEKKLRVVVLFEGRDAAGKGGVIKRITTRLNPRVCRIVALGTPSEKEKTQWYFQRYVAHLPGAGEMVLYDRSWYNRAGVERVMGFCSETQYAEFLRTCPEFERMLVRDGIILIKYWFSVSDEVQEKRFQARIEDPTKRWKLSPMDLESRARWVEYSKAKDEMFAHTDTKQSPWYVVDADDKKRARLNCISHLLKVLPHENLTPKAQVLPPRKKCPAYVRPPITDQTFVPDHF comes from the coding sequence ATGTCCAAGAAGAAGTCCAAGAAAGAAGCATCCGACGAAGTGCCATCCAACAAGAAGGCCGAGAAGAAGAAACTCGACAAGAAGGCGTACAACAAGGCCCTTGCGAAGTTGCAGGAAGATCTCGTCAGCCTTCAGGGGTGGATCGTCGAGAAGAAGTTGCGGGTCGTGGTGCTCTTCGAGGGACGCGATGCCGCGGGCAAGGGTGGCGTGATCAAGCGGATCACGACGAGGCTGAATCCGCGCGTGTGCCGTATCGTTGCCCTTGGTACGCCGTCGGAGAAGGAGAAGACCCAGTGGTACTTCCAGCGCTACGTCGCGCATCTCCCCGGTGCGGGCGAGATGGTGCTCTATGACCGGAGCTGGTACAACAGAGCGGGTGTGGAGAGAGTGATGGGGTTCTGTTCGGAGACACAATACGCGGAATTCCTCCGGACGTGTCCTGAATTCGAACGCATGCTCGTCCGTGACGGCATCATCCTGATCAAATACTGGTTCTCCGTGAGCGACGAGGTACAGGAGAAGCGGTTCCAGGCGCGCATCGAGGATCCCACGAAGCGTTGGAAACTCAGTCCGATGGACCTGGAATCACGGGCACGGTGGGTGGAGTATTCGAAAGCGAAGGACGAGATGTTCGCCCACACGGACACCAAGCAATCGCCGTGGTATGTGGTGGACGCCGACGACAAGAAGCGTGCGCGGCTGAATTGTATTTCGCATTTGCTGAAGGTGCTGCCGCACGAGAACCTCACCCCCAAGGCGCAGGTCCTGCCGCCGCGGAAGAAGTGCCCTGCGTACGTTCGTCCGCCGATCACGGACCAGACATTTGTGCCGGACCACTTCTGA
- a CDS encoding MASE1 domain-containing protein has translation MKAQFSFRSQSLAIRLTLFGIVFLGGTLISGTAPLPGSVHSALCPTIGILLGTLLIFPRREWPAFLAATAPAIIISIFLEETPPEATLLLWTVHHIQAIAGAYLMQVLGTPRPRIDSLQDLTEFTAIGGVIATVLGATLGSIVASRFYPDESINALWKSWASAHLLGTMTVAPVLLTWDTERIQKFFQQKRRRITEAILLTLAACAWSMVILSGLLDWSRVDEFLILPLIMWAPARFGMRGAALINILIAILANTLAMNGYGEYARAEVFEYRTLLGLQMLLAVSTLSTLALGAVLGEREQALDDLEAALRDKELLHREIHHRVKNNLNLIASLLSVQSEYVQDPENIRVLEDARSRVIATARIHERLTYRSDISSVDFGEYLTLLGEEFRSSSPRQDIAITIKTVEVSLEFEHAIYAGLIVNELATNALIHAFPGGRSGTISITLANLDPHVLRLTVADDGIGLPASVNPAASASMGMMVVQSLTKQLSARVDVRSGPGTTFTIDFPA, from the coding sequence ATGAAGGCGCAGTTCTCGTTCCGGTCGCAATCCCTCGCAATTCGCCTTACACTGTTCGGTATCGTCTTCCTCGGGGGGACCCTCATTTCCGGGACCGCTCCCCTTCCGGGATCGGTGCACTCCGCCCTGTGCCCGACGATCGGCATTCTGCTCGGCACACTCCTGATCTTCCCTCGCCGCGAGTGGCCCGCGTTCCTCGCTGCCACCGCACCCGCGATCATCATCTCGATCTTCCTCGAGGAGACACCGCCCGAGGCAACGCTTCTCCTCTGGACCGTGCATCACATCCAGGCCATCGCCGGCGCATACCTCATGCAGGTGCTCGGCACCCCGCGCCCACGCATCGATTCGCTCCAGGACCTCACCGAGTTCACGGCGATCGGCGGCGTCATCGCCACCGTCCTCGGCGCTACCCTCGGTAGCATCGTTGCATCACGCTTCTATCCCGACGAGTCCATCAATGCGCTGTGGAAATCATGGGCCAGCGCACACCTCCTGGGCACTATGACCGTCGCGCCGGTGCTCCTCACCTGGGATACCGAACGCATCCAGAAATTCTTCCAGCAGAAACGCAGACGCATCACGGAAGCCATCCTGCTGACCCTGGCCGCCTGCGCATGGAGCATGGTGATCCTCTCCGGCCTCCTCGACTGGTCCCGCGTCGACGAGTTCCTGATCCTCCCGCTCATCATGTGGGCACCCGCACGCTTCGGCATGCGCGGCGCTGCGTTGATCAATATCCTCATCGCCATCCTCGCCAATACCCTGGCCATGAATGGCTACGGCGAGTATGCACGCGCGGAGGTCTTCGAATACCGGACCCTGCTCGGACTCCAGATGCTCCTTGCCGTATCAACGCTCTCCACCCTCGCCCTCGGTGCAGTTCTGGGTGAACGCGAGCAGGCTCTCGACGACCTCGAGGCAGCCCTCCGCGACAAAGAACTTCTTCACCGGGAGATCCATCACCGCGTGAAGAATAACCTCAACCTCATCGCCAGCCTGCTGAGCGTTCAATCCGAGTACGTACAAGATCCCGAGAACATCCGCGTGCTTGAGGATGCCCGCAGCCGCGTGATCGCGACCGCCCGTATCCATGAACGCCTCACGTACCGATCGGATATCTCCAGCGTGGACTTTGGCGAGTACCTCACGTTGCTCGGAGAAGAGTTCCGCAGTTCCTCTCCACGGCAGGATATCGCCATCACCATCAAGACCGTCGAGGTCTCACTCGAGTTCGAACATGCGATCTATGCCGGACTCATCGTCAATGAACTCGCCACGAATGCACTCATCCACGCCTTCCCGGGAGGGCGCAGCGGCACCATCTCGATCACCCTCGCCAATCTTGACCCGCACGTTCTCCGCCTTACCGTCGCCGACGACGGCATAGGGCTCCCTGCCAGCGTGAACCCGGCCGCAAGCGCATCCATGGGAATGATGGTGGTGCAAAGCCTGACCAAACAGCTCAGCGCACGCGTTGACGTACGGTCCGGACCCGGAACGACGTTCACGATCGACTTCCCCGCCTGA